Proteins from a single region of Weeksella virosa DSM 16922:
- a CDS encoding class I SAM-dependent methyltransferase, whose product MKRLFRYGMNLIPRPILINISYIIRPVLVWLLKGNRYYDPIDGQGYYKMLPYGYEKQRENVLAPNTFSLERHRLMWLYLTNKTNFFQAKQKVLHIAPEQAFYKRFRAMQNLDYITSDIESPLADVKADICDLPFGENTFDVIFCNHVLEHIMDDHQAMSELFRVMKPGGWGIFQVPISYQRELTYEDSSVTSKEERKEKFGQYDHVRIYGLDYYQRLEDAGFIVHKVDYTKEIPTEEINRYRLEKGEILPVVEKPIQTNE is encoded by the coding sequence ATGAAGCGACTTTTCCGCTATGGGATGAACCTAATCCCAAGACCAATACTCATCAACATTAGCTATATCATTCGGCCTGTTTTGGTATGGCTACTAAAAGGGAATCGCTACTACGACCCAATCGATGGACAAGGATATTATAAAATGTTGCCCTATGGATACGAAAAACAACGCGAAAATGTATTGGCACCGAATACCTTTTCCTTAGAAAGGCATCGATTAATGTGGTTGTACCTTACCAATAAAACCAATTTTTTTCAGGCAAAACAAAAAGTGCTGCACATTGCACCCGAACAAGCATTTTATAAACGCTTTCGGGCAATGCAAAATCTAGACTATATAACGTCTGATATAGAATCGCCTTTGGCCGATGTAAAAGCAGACATTTGCGATTTACCCTTTGGAGAAAACACATTCGATGTAATTTTTTGTAACCATGTTCTCGAACACATCATGGATGATCATCAGGCGATGAGCGAGCTTTTTCGAGTGATGAAACCAGGTGGCTGGGGAATTTTTCAGGTACCGATAAGTTATCAACGCGAGCTTACCTACGAAGATAGTTCTGTGACAAGCAAAGAAGAGCGAAAAGAAAAATTTGGTCAATATGATCACGTTCGGATTTATGGTTTGGATTACTATCAGCGCTTAGAAGATGCAGGTTTTATCGTGCATAAGGTCGATTATACCAAAGAAATTCCGACAGAAGAAATCAACCGATATCGTTTAGAGAAAGGAGAAATTCTTCCGGTTGTCGAAAAACCTATACAAACCAATGAATAG
- the map gene encoding type I methionyl aminopeptidase: MIILKTKEELELMYLSAQLVSKTLGMLAKEIKPGVTTNHLDKLGGEFIRDHGGYPAFLGMYDFPKNLCISPNEQVVHGIPNDIPLEDGDIVSVDCGVYMNEFYGDHAYTFAVGNIDEETEKLLRVTKESLYKGIEQMRKGNRIGDIGYAIQQHCEAEGYGIVKELVGHGLGREMHEDPQVPNYGRRGTGKKLENGIVLAIEPMVNMGTDKVKFHKDGWTVTTRDNKYSAHYEHDVCLVEGEPKLLSTFGYIYEALGIESDEEKPYLFK, translated from the coding sequence ATGATAATTTTAAAAACAAAAGAAGAGTTAGAGCTCATGTACCTAAGTGCACAATTGGTATCGAAAACTTTAGGTATGTTAGCAAAAGAAATTAAACCTGGCGTAACAACCAATCATTTAGATAAATTAGGTGGAGAATTTATTCGAGACCATGGCGGGTATCCAGCATTTTTAGGAATGTATGATTTTCCAAAAAACTTATGCATTTCACCAAACGAACAAGTCGTACACGGCATTCCGAACGATATTCCTTTAGAAGATGGCGATATCGTATCCGTAGATTGTGGAGTCTATATGAACGAGTTTTATGGAGACCATGCCTACACCTTTGCAGTAGGAAATATTGATGAAGAAACCGAAAAGTTACTTCGTGTAACCAAAGAATCTCTATACAAAGGAATTGAACAAATGCGTAAAGGAAACCGTATTGGTGATATAGGTTATGCAATTCAGCAACACTGCGAAGCAGAAGGATACGGAATTGTAAAAGAATTAGTAGGGCATGGCCTAGGACGCGAGATGCACGAAGATCCGCAAGTACCCAACTACGGAAGAAGAGGAACTGGTAAAAAACTAGAAAACGGAATCGTGTTAGCCATCGAACCGATGGTCAATATGGGAACCGATAAAGTAAAATTCCATAAAGATGGCTGGACAGTGACCACACGCGATAACAAATATTCTGCTCATTACGAGCACGATGTATGCTTGGTAGAAGGCGAACCTAAATTATTGTCAACTTTCGGATATATATACGAAGCTCTAGGAATCGAATCCGATGAAGAAAAACCATATCTTTTTAAATAG
- a CDS encoding BT0820 family HAD-type phosphatase, translating to MMNTKIIAVDFDGTIVEDKYPQIGKPKLFAFETLKKLQNEGYRLILWTYRSGEKLSEAVEFCRANGIEFYAVNSSFEGEEYDPKQQSRKINADLFIDDRNLGGFPGWGEVYQVISQKIEFTLHHGEKKEQKKKRGFFRL from the coding sequence ATGATGAATACAAAAATAATAGCAGTTGATTTTGATGGAACAATAGTCGAAGATAAATATCCGCAAATAGGGAAACCAAAGTTATTTGCTTTTGAAACGCTAAAAAAACTACAAAATGAAGGTTATCGATTGATACTCTGGACGTACCGCAGCGGAGAAAAATTATCCGAAGCTGTTGAGTTTTGTAGAGCAAATGGGATAGAATTCTATGCCGTAAATAGTAGTTTCGAGGGTGAAGAATACGACCCAAAACAACAAAGCAGAAAAATAAATGCTGATCTATTTATAGACGATCGAAATTTAGGGGGATTTCCCGGTTGGGGAGAAGTCTATCAAGTAATTTCACAAAAAATAGAGTTCACTCTACATCATGGTGAGAAAAAAGAACAAAAGAAAAAAAGAGGATTTTTTAGATTATGA
- the gpmI gene encoding 2,3-bisphosphoglycerate-independent phosphoglycerate mutase codes for MNNKALLLILDGWGINPDPKVSAIAKANTPNIDTLMTNYPNTTLDTFGLAVGLPEGQMGNSEVGHMNLGAGRVVYQNLVRINRAVENKELLQEKVLHDAFSYAKENSRKVHFIGLVSDGGVHSHINHLKGLLDAAKEAGLEKNVFVHAFTDGRDTDPTSGKEFIQELITHMQTSVGELASITGRYYAMDRDKRWERVKKAYDAMVHGFGEYTTQPIKAIEDAYANTLTDEFLLPIIVTDENDQPKAIIENEDVVICFNFRTDRGREITEVLSQKDFPEHQMFALKLKYVTLTDYDKTYQNVEVVFQDSTLQMTLGEVLEKNHKTQIRMAETEKYPHVTFFFSGGREVPFEGEKRILKPSPRDVATYNLKPEMAAYELTDALLEEINQETADFIVLNFANTDMVGHTGIFSAAQKAAEVVDSCVGRIVEAALKHNYTTFILADHGNSDCMVNEDGSPNTQHSTNPVPLIVVDKNRRWNLKHGKLGDIAPTILTVMQIPIPTEMIGDILVS; via the coding sequence ATAAATAACAAAGCACTATTATTAATCTTAGACGGTTGGGGAATCAATCCAGACCCGAAAGTCTCTGCAATAGCAAAAGCCAATACACCCAATATCGATACCTTGATGACAAATTATCCCAATACAACGTTAGACACCTTTGGGTTAGCAGTCGGTTTGCCAGAAGGACAAATGGGGAATTCAGAGGTGGGACATATGAATCTAGGAGCTGGTAGAGTGGTTTATCAGAATTTAGTGAGGATCAATCGTGCAGTAGAAAACAAAGAATTATTACAAGAAAAAGTGCTTCATGATGCTTTTTCTTATGCCAAAGAAAACAGTAGAAAAGTCCATTTCATAGGATTAGTTTCCGATGGTGGAGTGCATTCTCATATCAATCATCTCAAAGGATTACTCGATGCAGCCAAAGAAGCTGGGCTCGAAAAAAACGTCTTTGTACATGCTTTTACCGATGGGCGAGACACCGACCCTACATCCGGTAAAGAATTCATACAAGAACTCATAACCCATATGCAAACATCGGTAGGGGAACTTGCTTCGATTACAGGACGTTACTATGCAATGGATCGGGATAAACGTTGGGAGCGGGTGAAAAAAGCTTATGATGCTATGGTTCACGGTTTTGGCGAATACACAACACAACCGATAAAAGCAATAGAAGATGCCTATGCCAATACTTTGACCGACGAATTTTTGTTGCCCATTATTGTTACTGATGAAAATGATCAACCGAAAGCCATTATCGAAAATGAAGATGTAGTGATTTGCTTCAACTTCCGAACAGATCGTGGACGAGAAATTACCGAAGTATTATCGCAAAAAGATTTTCCAGAGCATCAAATGTTTGCATTAAAACTAAAATACGTTACTCTGACAGACTATGATAAAACATATCAAAATGTAGAAGTTGTTTTTCAGGATTCTACTCTGCAAATGACTTTAGGGGAGGTTTTAGAGAAAAATCATAAAACTCAAATCCGAATGGCAGAAACAGAGAAATATCCACATGTTACCTTTTTCTTTTCGGGAGGTAGAGAAGTACCGTTCGAGGGTGAAAAGAGAATCCTAAAACCATCTCCGAGAGATGTAGCAACATATAATCTAAAACCCGAAATGGCTGCCTATGAGCTTACCGATGCATTGTTAGAAGAAATCAATCAAGAAACAGCAGATTTCATTGTATTAAATTTTGCTAATACTGATATGGTTGGGCATACAGGCATTTTTTCTGCCGCACAAAAAGCTGCTGAAGTAGTAGACTCTTGTGTCGGAAGAATCGTAGAAGCTGCTCTAAAACATAACTACACCACTTTTATTTTGGCAGATCATGGAAATTCTGACTGTATGGTTAACGAAGATGGTAGCCCCAATACACAGCATAGTACAAATCCCGTTCCGTTGATTGTTGTAGATAAAAATCGTCGTTGGAATTTGAAACATGGAAAACTAGGCGACATTGCACCTACTATTCTTACAGTGATGCAAATACCAATTCCGACCGAAATGATAGGTGATATTTTGGTTTCATAA